Proteins from one Telopea speciosissima isolate NSW1024214 ecotype Mountain lineage chromosome 1, Tspe_v1, whole genome shotgun sequence genomic window:
- the LOC122652463 gene encoding beta-xylosidase/alpha-L-arabinofuranosidase 1-like isoform X1, translating into MKFRGCYPHLYHGLQTNNMDYKTYIHFFSSRSSALLVPRAMTSTQNRAMRSSGSILLVMFIVFLSSSRWVSGESPVFACDVSNNSELGSYAFCHSSLGIFERADDLVKRLTLQEKIGFLGSKAPAVSRLGIPCYQWWSEALHGVSYVGPGTHFSTVVPGATSFPMVILTAASFNTSLFETIGKVVSTEARAMYNVGLAGLTFWSPNINILRDPRWGRGQETPGEDPLLSSKYGSAYVTGLQQKDEFDFDKLKVAACCKHYTAYDIENWKGVDRFHFDAVVTKQDLKDTFQPPFKSCVIDGNAASVMCSFNKVNGIPTCADPDLLAGVIRDEWKLLGYIVSDCDSVDVIYNAQHYTKTPEEAAAKTIMAGLELDCGTFLGQHTEAAIKAGLLNESAVDKAITNNFATLMRLGFFDGNPSRQFYGKLGPNDVCTPENQELAREAAQQGIVLLKNSHGSLPLSPTTIKSLAVIGPNANVTKTMIGNYEGVPCKYTTPLQGLTASVPTVYQPGCPNVACTTAQLDDAKNIASQADATVLVVGADQSIEAEGRDRVDVVLPGQQALLVTEVAKAAKGPVILVIMSGGGMDISFAKDDHKITSILWVGYPGEAGGAAMADVIFGHYNPSGRLPMTWYPQEYVDKVPMTNMNMRADSATDYPGRTYRFYTGKTVYSFGDGLSYSKVSHHLALAPKLVSIPLEEDHVCRSQECKSIEPLESSCQNLAFDIHLRVKNMGRMGGSHTVLLFSTPPSVHNAPKKHLIGFQKVSLTAQSEQLVKFKVDVCKDLSIVDELGSQKVALGSHILHVGSLKYSLNVGI; encoded by the exons ATGAAATTTCGTGGATGTTATCCACATCTCTATCACGGGCTACAAACAAACAACATGGATTATAAGACATATATTCACTTCTTCTCCTCTCGAAGCTCTGCTCTGTTAGTCCCAAGAGCCATGACTTCTACACAAAACAGAGCAATGAGAAGCTCTGGTTCTATTTTATTGGTCATGTTCATTGTTTTCCTTAGTTCTTCGAGATGGGTTTCAGGCGAATCTCCTGTATTTGCTTGTGATGTTAGTAATAATTCTGAGTTGGGTTCATATGCGTTCTGTCATTCTTCACTGGGGATTTTTGAGAGGGCGGATGATTTGGTGAAGAGGCTTACATTGCAAGAGAAGATTGGATTTCTGGGGAGTAAAGCACCAGCTGTGAGTCGACTCGGAATCCCGTGTTACCAGTGGTGGTCTGAAGCTTTACATGGAGTGTCTTACGTTGGTCCTGGCACTCACTTCTCTACTGTAGTCCCTGGAGCCACTAGCTTTCCTATGGTTATCCTAACTGCGGCTTCCTTCAACACCTCTCTCTTTGAGACCATTGGAAAG GTGGTCTCTACAGAAGCAAGAGCAATGTATAATGTGGGTCTAGCTGGGTTAACATTTTGGAGCCCAAACATCAATATATTGAGGGATCCAAGATGGGGAAGAGGGCAGGAGACTCCAGGGGAAGATCCATTACTGTCAAGCAAATATGGATCTGCATATGTGACAGGTTTACAACAAAAAGatgaatttgattttgataagCTTAAAGTTGCTGCTTGTTGTAAGCACTACACAGCTTATGATATTGAAAATTGGAAAGGAGTTGATCGCTTCCACTTCGATGCTGTG GTTACCAAACAGGACTTGAAGGATACATTTCAACCACCATTCAAGAGCTGTGTTATTGACGGGAATGCTGCGAGTGTGATGTGCTCTTTCAACAAAGTAAATGGAATACCAACCTGCGCAGACCCGGACCTCCTTGCTGGGGTTATTAGGGATGAATGGAAACTTCTTGG ATACATAGTTTCAGACTGTGATTCGGTAGATGTGATCTACAACGCTCAACACTACACCAAAACACCGGAGGAAGCAGCGGCTAAGACTATTATGGCCG GGTTGGAGCTTGACTGTGGAACTTTCCTCGGCCAACACACTGAAGCTGCAATAAAAGCTGGGTTATTGAATGAGTCCGCCGTTGATAAGGCAATCACCAACAATTTTGCCACTCTGATGCGACTCGGCTTCTTCGATGGTAACCCGAGTAGGCAATTCTACGGGAAGCTTGGTCCAAACGATGTCTGCACTCCAGAGAACCAGGAGTTGGCCCGTGAAGCAGCACAGCAAGGGATTGTCTTGTTGAAGAACAGCCATGGGTCACTGCCATTATCACCTACCACCATCAAGTCTCTAGCAGTGATTGGACCGAATGCGAATGTCACAAAGACCATGATCGGAAACTACGAAG GTGTTCCATGCAAATATACAACTCCTCTTCAAGGCTTGACGGCATCGGTTCCTACTGTCTATCAACCAGGTTGCCCCAATGTAGCATGTACCACTGCCCAACTAGATGATGCTAAGAATATAGCAAGCCAAGCAGATGCCACGGTTTTGGTGGTAGGTGCCGATCAATCTATTGAGGCAGAGGGTCGTGATAGGGTTGACGTCGTTCTCCCTGGACAGCAAGCCCTTCTAGTAACAGAGGTTGCAAAGGCAGCCAAGGGACCTGTGATTCTTGTTATAATGTCTGGAGGAGGGATGGATATCTCATTCGCTAAAGATGATCACAAGATTACAAGCATACTTTGGGTTGGTTACCCTGGTGAAGCTGGAGGTGCTGCTATGGCCGATGTGATCTTCGGGCATTACAATCCAA GTGGAAGATTACCTATGACATGGTACCCACAGGAGTATGTCGACAAGGTCCCTATGACGAATATGAACATGAGGGCAGATTCTGCCACAGATTACCCTGGCCGAACTTACCGGTTTTATACAGGTAAAACTGTATATTCATTTGGCGATGGCCTGAGCTACTCCAAAGTCAGTCACCACCTTGCCTTGGCACCAAAGCTAGTCTCAATTCCCTTGGAGGAGGATCACGTTTGTCGGTCTCAGGAATGCAAATCCATTGAGCCCCTTGAAAGTAGTTGCCAAAACTTGGCTTTTGACATTCATTTAAGAGTAAAGAACATGGGAAGAATGGGTGGAAGTCATACAGTTTTATTGTTCTCCACTCCCCCATCTGTGCACAACGCTCCTAAGAAGCATTTGATAGGGTTTCAGAAGGTTTCCTTAACAGCTCAAAGTGAACAACTGGTCAAGTTCAAAGTGGATGTTTGCAAGGATTTGAGCATTGTTGATGAACTCGGAAGCCAAAAAGTGGCCTTGGGGTCACATATTCTTCATGTGGGGAGCTTGAAATACTCCTTGAATGTGGGGATCTGA
- the LOC122652463 gene encoding beta-xylosidase/alpha-L-arabinofuranosidase 1-like isoform X2, which yields MKFRGCYPHLYHGLQTNNMDYKTYIHFFSSRSSALLVPRAMTSTQNRAMRSSGSILLVMFIVFLSSSRWVSGESPVFACDVSNNSELGSYAFCHSSLGIFERADDLVKRLTLQEKIGFLGSKAPAVSRLGIPCYQWWSEALHGVSYVGPGTHFSTVVPGATSFPMVILTAASFNTSLFETIGKVVSTEARAMYNVGLAGLTFWSPNINILRDPRWGRGQETPGEDPLLSSKYGSAYVTGLQQKDEFDFDKLKVAACCKHYTAYDIENWKGVDRFHFDAVVTKQDLKDTFQPPFKSCVIDGNAASVMCSFNKVNGIPTCADPDLLAGVIRDEWKLLGYIVSDCDSVDVIYNAQHYTKTPEEAAAKTIMAGLELDCGTFLGQHTEAAIKAGLLNESAVDKAITNNFATLMRLGFFDGNPSRQFYGKLGPNDVCTPENQELAREAAQQGIVLLKNSHGSLPLSPTTIKSLAVIGPNANVTKTMIGNYEGTPCKYTTPLQGLTASVPTVYQPGCPNVACTTAQLDDAKNIASQADATVLVVGADQSIEAEGRDRVDVVLPGQQALLVTEVAKAAKGPVILVIMSGGGMDISFAKDDHKITSILWVGYPGEAGGAAMADVIFGHYNPSGRLPMTWYPQEYVDKVPMTNMNMRADSATDYPGRTYRFYTGKTVYSFGDGLSYSKVSHHLALAPKLVSIPLEEDHVCRSQECKSIEPLESSCQNLAFDIHLRVKNMGRMGGSHTVLLFSTPPSVHNAPKKHLIGFQKVSLTAQSEQLVKFKVDVCKDLSIVDELGSQKVALGSHILHVGSLKYSLNVGI from the exons ATGAAATTTCGTGGATGTTATCCACATCTCTATCACGGGCTACAAACAAACAACATGGATTATAAGACATATATTCACTTCTTCTCCTCTCGAAGCTCTGCTCTGTTAGTCCCAAGAGCCATGACTTCTACACAAAACAGAGCAATGAGAAGCTCTGGTTCTATTTTATTGGTCATGTTCATTGTTTTCCTTAGTTCTTCGAGATGGGTTTCAGGCGAATCTCCTGTATTTGCTTGTGATGTTAGTAATAATTCTGAGTTGGGTTCATATGCGTTCTGTCATTCTTCACTGGGGATTTTTGAGAGGGCGGATGATTTGGTGAAGAGGCTTACATTGCAAGAGAAGATTGGATTTCTGGGGAGTAAAGCACCAGCTGTGAGTCGACTCGGAATCCCGTGTTACCAGTGGTGGTCTGAAGCTTTACATGGAGTGTCTTACGTTGGTCCTGGCACTCACTTCTCTACTGTAGTCCCTGGAGCCACTAGCTTTCCTATGGTTATCCTAACTGCGGCTTCCTTCAACACCTCTCTCTTTGAGACCATTGGAAAG GTGGTCTCTACAGAAGCAAGAGCAATGTATAATGTGGGTCTAGCTGGGTTAACATTTTGGAGCCCAAACATCAATATATTGAGGGATCCAAGATGGGGAAGAGGGCAGGAGACTCCAGGGGAAGATCCATTACTGTCAAGCAAATATGGATCTGCATATGTGACAGGTTTACAACAAAAAGatgaatttgattttgataagCTTAAAGTTGCTGCTTGTTGTAAGCACTACACAGCTTATGATATTGAAAATTGGAAAGGAGTTGATCGCTTCCACTTCGATGCTGTG GTTACCAAACAGGACTTGAAGGATACATTTCAACCACCATTCAAGAGCTGTGTTATTGACGGGAATGCTGCGAGTGTGATGTGCTCTTTCAACAAAGTAAATGGAATACCAACCTGCGCAGACCCGGACCTCCTTGCTGGGGTTATTAGGGATGAATGGAAACTTCTTGG ATACATAGTTTCAGACTGTGATTCGGTAGATGTGATCTACAACGCTCAACACTACACCAAAACACCGGAGGAAGCAGCGGCTAAGACTATTATGGCCG GGTTGGAGCTTGACTGTGGAACTTTCCTCGGCCAACACACTGAAGCTGCAATAAAAGCTGGGTTATTGAATGAGTCCGCCGTTGATAAGGCAATCACCAACAATTTTGCCACTCTGATGCGACTCGGCTTCTTCGATGGTAACCCGAGTAGGCAATTCTACGGGAAGCTTGGTCCAAACGATGTCTGCACTCCAGAGAACCAGGAGTTGGCCCGTGAAGCAGCACAGCAAGGGATTGTCTTGTTGAAGAACAGCCATGGGTCACTGCCATTATCACCTACCACCATCAAGTCTCTAGCAGTGATTGGACCGAATGCGAATGTCACAAAGACCATGATCGGAAACTACGAAGGTAC TCCATGCAAATATACAACTCCTCTTCAAGGCTTGACGGCATCGGTTCCTACTGTCTATCAACCAGGTTGCCCCAATGTAGCATGTACCACTGCCCAACTAGATGATGCTAAGAATATAGCAAGCCAAGCAGATGCCACGGTTTTGGTGGTAGGTGCCGATCAATCTATTGAGGCAGAGGGTCGTGATAGGGTTGACGTCGTTCTCCCTGGACAGCAAGCCCTTCTAGTAACAGAGGTTGCAAAGGCAGCCAAGGGACCTGTGATTCTTGTTATAATGTCTGGAGGAGGGATGGATATCTCATTCGCTAAAGATGATCACAAGATTACAAGCATACTTTGGGTTGGTTACCCTGGTGAAGCTGGAGGTGCTGCTATGGCCGATGTGATCTTCGGGCATTACAATCCAA GTGGAAGATTACCTATGACATGGTACCCACAGGAGTATGTCGACAAGGTCCCTATGACGAATATGAACATGAGGGCAGATTCTGCCACAGATTACCCTGGCCGAACTTACCGGTTTTATACAGGTAAAACTGTATATTCATTTGGCGATGGCCTGAGCTACTCCAAAGTCAGTCACCACCTTGCCTTGGCACCAAAGCTAGTCTCAATTCCCTTGGAGGAGGATCACGTTTGTCGGTCTCAGGAATGCAAATCCATTGAGCCCCTTGAAAGTAGTTGCCAAAACTTGGCTTTTGACATTCATTTAAGAGTAAAGAACATGGGAAGAATGGGTGGAAGTCATACAGTTTTATTGTTCTCCACTCCCCCATCTGTGCACAACGCTCCTAAGAAGCATTTGATAGGGTTTCAGAAGGTTTCCTTAACAGCTCAAAGTGAACAACTGGTCAAGTTCAAAGTGGATGTTTGCAAGGATTTGAGCATTGTTGATGAACTCGGAAGCCAAAAAGTGGCCTTGGGGTCACATATTCTTCATGTGGGGAGCTTGAAATACTCCTTGAATGTGGGGATCTGA
- the LOC122652463 gene encoding beta-xylosidase/alpha-L-arabinofuranosidase 1-like isoform X3, translated as MKFRGCYPHLYHGLQTNNMDYKTYIHFFSSRSSALLVPRAMTSTQNRAMRSSGSILLVMFIVFLSSSRWVSGESPVFACDVSNNSELGSYAFCHSSLGIFERADDLVKRLTLQEKIGFLGSKAPAVSRLGIPCYQWWSEALHGVSYVGPGTHFSTVVPGATSFPMVILTAASFNTSLFETIGKVVSTEARAMYNVGLAGLTFWSPNINILRDPRWGRGQETPGEDPLLSSKYGSAYVTGLQQKDEFDFDKLKVAACCKHYTAYDIENWKGVDRFHFDAQVTKQDLKDTFQPPFKSCVIDGNAASVMCSFNKVNGIPTCADPDLLAGVIRDEWKLLGYIVSDCDSVDVIYNAQHYTKTPEEAAAKTIMAGLELDCGTFLGQHTEAAIKAGLLNESAVDKAITNNFATLMRLGFFDGNPSRQFYGKLGPNDVCTPENQELAREAAQQGIVLLKNSHGSLPLSPTTIKSLAVIGPNANVTKTMIGNYEGTPCKYTTPLQGLTASVPTVYQPGCPNVACTTAQLDDAKNIASQADATVLVVGADQSIEAEGRDRVDVVLPGQQALLVTEVAKAAKGPVILVIMSGGGMDISFAKDDHKITSILWVGYPGEAGGAAMADVIFGHYNPSGRLPMTWYPQEYVDKVPMTNMNMRADSATDYPGRTYRFYTGKTVYSFGDGLSYSKVSHHLALAPKLVSIPLEEDHVCRSQECKSIEPLESSCQNLAFDIHLRVKNMGRMGGSHTVLLFSTPPSVHNAPKKHLIGFQKVSLTAQSEQLVKFKVDVCKDLSIVDELGSQKVALGSHILHVGSLKYSLNVGI; from the exons ATGAAATTTCGTGGATGTTATCCACATCTCTATCACGGGCTACAAACAAACAACATGGATTATAAGACATATATTCACTTCTTCTCCTCTCGAAGCTCTGCTCTGTTAGTCCCAAGAGCCATGACTTCTACACAAAACAGAGCAATGAGAAGCTCTGGTTCTATTTTATTGGTCATGTTCATTGTTTTCCTTAGTTCTTCGAGATGGGTTTCAGGCGAATCTCCTGTATTTGCTTGTGATGTTAGTAATAATTCTGAGTTGGGTTCATATGCGTTCTGTCATTCTTCACTGGGGATTTTTGAGAGGGCGGATGATTTGGTGAAGAGGCTTACATTGCAAGAGAAGATTGGATTTCTGGGGAGTAAAGCACCAGCTGTGAGTCGACTCGGAATCCCGTGTTACCAGTGGTGGTCTGAAGCTTTACATGGAGTGTCTTACGTTGGTCCTGGCACTCACTTCTCTACTGTAGTCCCTGGAGCCACTAGCTTTCCTATGGTTATCCTAACTGCGGCTTCCTTCAACACCTCTCTCTTTGAGACCATTGGAAAG GTGGTCTCTACAGAAGCAAGAGCAATGTATAATGTGGGTCTAGCTGGGTTAACATTTTGGAGCCCAAACATCAATATATTGAGGGATCCAAGATGGGGAAGAGGGCAGGAGACTCCAGGGGAAGATCCATTACTGTCAAGCAAATATGGATCTGCATATGTGACAGGTTTACAACAAAAAGatgaatttgattttgataagCTTAAAGTTGCTGCTTGTTGTAAGCACTACACAGCTTATGATATTGAAAATTGGAAAGGAGTTGATCGCTTCCACTTCGATGCT CAGGTTACCAAACAGGACTTGAAGGATACATTTCAACCACCATTCAAGAGCTGTGTTATTGACGGGAATGCTGCGAGTGTGATGTGCTCTTTCAACAAAGTAAATGGAATACCAACCTGCGCAGACCCGGACCTCCTTGCTGGGGTTATTAGGGATGAATGGAAACTTCTTGG ATACATAGTTTCAGACTGTGATTCGGTAGATGTGATCTACAACGCTCAACACTACACCAAAACACCGGAGGAAGCAGCGGCTAAGACTATTATGGCCG GGTTGGAGCTTGACTGTGGAACTTTCCTCGGCCAACACACTGAAGCTGCAATAAAAGCTGGGTTATTGAATGAGTCCGCCGTTGATAAGGCAATCACCAACAATTTTGCCACTCTGATGCGACTCGGCTTCTTCGATGGTAACCCGAGTAGGCAATTCTACGGGAAGCTTGGTCCAAACGATGTCTGCACTCCAGAGAACCAGGAGTTGGCCCGTGAAGCAGCACAGCAAGGGATTGTCTTGTTGAAGAACAGCCATGGGTCACTGCCATTATCACCTACCACCATCAAGTCTCTAGCAGTGATTGGACCGAATGCGAATGTCACAAAGACCATGATCGGAAACTACGAAGGTAC TCCATGCAAATATACAACTCCTCTTCAAGGCTTGACGGCATCGGTTCCTACTGTCTATCAACCAGGTTGCCCCAATGTAGCATGTACCACTGCCCAACTAGATGATGCTAAGAATATAGCAAGCCAAGCAGATGCCACGGTTTTGGTGGTAGGTGCCGATCAATCTATTGAGGCAGAGGGTCGTGATAGGGTTGACGTCGTTCTCCCTGGACAGCAAGCCCTTCTAGTAACAGAGGTTGCAAAGGCAGCCAAGGGACCTGTGATTCTTGTTATAATGTCTGGAGGAGGGATGGATATCTCATTCGCTAAAGATGATCACAAGATTACAAGCATACTTTGGGTTGGTTACCCTGGTGAAGCTGGAGGTGCTGCTATGGCCGATGTGATCTTCGGGCATTACAATCCAA GTGGAAGATTACCTATGACATGGTACCCACAGGAGTATGTCGACAAGGTCCCTATGACGAATATGAACATGAGGGCAGATTCTGCCACAGATTACCCTGGCCGAACTTACCGGTTTTATACAGGTAAAACTGTATATTCATTTGGCGATGGCCTGAGCTACTCCAAAGTCAGTCACCACCTTGCCTTGGCACCAAAGCTAGTCTCAATTCCCTTGGAGGAGGATCACGTTTGTCGGTCTCAGGAATGCAAATCCATTGAGCCCCTTGAAAGTAGTTGCCAAAACTTGGCTTTTGACATTCATTTAAGAGTAAAGAACATGGGAAGAATGGGTGGAAGTCATACAGTTTTATTGTTCTCCACTCCCCCATCTGTGCACAACGCTCCTAAGAAGCATTTGATAGGGTTTCAGAAGGTTTCCTTAACAGCTCAAAGTGAACAACTGGTCAAGTTCAAAGTGGATGTTTGCAAGGATTTGAGCATTGTTGATGAACTCGGAAGCCAAAAAGTGGCCTTGGGGTCACATATTCTTCATGTGGGGAGCTTGAAATACTCCTTGAATGTGGGGATCTGA